A single genomic interval of Adhaeribacter pallidiroseus harbors:
- a CDS encoding vWA domain-containing protein: MLPLPDTAFDWFDLDWFSYATLRSFEWINPLYLYLLPLVPFCFFLRWLLTLRFRKKLDVAFFEGKAQWHWSSILRYIPDVIFTVFTMLVMVALARPQRTNEVIEQLSEGIDIMLVLDTSGSMELKDFKPNRLEAAKGVALRFIQGRFQDRIGVIVFAGDAYSLAPLTTDYDLLRETIKSIHFKMIPNDGTAIGSALGVAVNRMRESTAKSKVCILISDGENTGGNIEPAVAAKLAQAYNIRIYTIGVGEDGQVPYDTNEKGEVTYVNTRLDETNLREIAQVANGQFFRATTANTLQQIFNKINLLEKSEIKELRFRNTKDYYDMYLKWAVVFLLLWLFLKNTFLTNALED, translated from the coding sequence ATGTTGCCCTTACCTGATACAGCTTTCGACTGGTTTGACCTGGACTGGTTTAGTTACGCCACGCTGCGCTCTTTTGAGTGGATCAATCCGCTGTACTTATACTTGCTACCCCTAGTGCCTTTTTGCTTTTTTTTACGCTGGCTGCTCACGCTCCGGTTCCGGAAAAAGCTGGATGTTGCTTTTTTCGAAGGCAAAGCCCAATGGCACTGGTCCTCTATTCTGCGGTACATCCCCGATGTTATTTTTACTGTATTTACGATGCTGGTAATGGTGGCTTTGGCGCGACCGCAGCGCACCAACGAAGTTATTGAACAACTCTCGGAAGGCATTGACATTATGCTGGTATTGGATACTTCGGGGTCGATGGAATTAAAAGATTTTAAGCCTAACCGGTTAGAGGCGGCCAAAGGCGTGGCTTTGCGCTTTATTCAGGGCCGCTTTCAGGATCGGATTGGGGTAATAGTTTTTGCCGGCGACGCGTATTCGTTAGCCCCACTTACCACCGATTACGACCTGCTGCGCGAAACCATAAAAAGCATTCACTTTAAAATGATTCCCAACGATGGTACGGCTATTGGCAGTGCCTTAGGCGTAGCCGTAAACCGCATGCGAGAATCAACAGCTAAATCAAAAGTTTGCATTTTAATCAGCGATGGCGAAAACACCGGCGGCAACATCGAACCAGCGGTAGCGGCTAAACTGGCCCAGGCCTATAACATCCGGATTTACACCATCGGGGTAGGCGAAGATGGGCAGGTACCGTACGATACCAACGAAAAAGGCGAAGTTACCTACGTAAACACGCGCTTAGACGAAACTAACTTAAGGGAAATAGCCCAGGTAGCCAACGGACAATTCTTCCGGGCAACTACGGCGAACACCTTGCAGCAGATTTTCAACAAAATCAATTTATTAGAGAAATCAGAAATTAAAGAGCTGCGCTTCCGAAATACCAAAGATTACTACGACATGTACCTGAAGTGGGCCGTTGTATTTCTACTTTTATGGCTTTTTTTAAAAAACACCTTTCTTACCAATGCTTTGGAGGATTGA
- a CDS encoding pyridoxal phosphate-dependent aminotransferase: METISLASGAAYFAPAEIVQQAAIRAIQQGQTTYGPTEGLLELRQAIAERYQVLNNAQVSPDHIIVTAGVKQAIFNLFRTVLQPDDEVIAPVANWFGFHELIEEVKAKLVTLPTAPQNNYSIAADKLAQLITPKTKVFILCNPGNPTGRIYSSADVAAMLAVLEKHPQVLVLSDEIYDLVTFAGRVPSLAEFPDLHNRYVVVNGFSKSFAMSGWRIGYLIIPPAYYDACYKFQQTTIGGLSPFTQTAAAVALQNYQQVLAPMHEVLTQHREFICAALRQIGNITFNEPEATYYVFADFSAFLHKKRPDSGKIINTSLALSQYLKNEFGVEILAGDYFGAPGFARISFAIPFDWLQEAMKRLKHGLQGLK; encoded by the coding sequence ATGGAAACCATAAGTTTAGCCTCGGGGGCTGCTTACTTTGCCCCGGCCGAAATAGTGCAACAAGCCGCTATCCGGGCTATTCAACAAGGTCAGACTACCTACGGACCAACAGAAGGTTTACTGGAGTTAAGACAGGCTATTGCGGAACGTTACCAGGTACTTAATAATGCACAAGTATCGCCGGATCATATTATTGTAACGGCTGGCGTAAAGCAAGCTATTTTTAATCTTTTCCGGACGGTACTGCAACCGGACGATGAAGTAATTGCCCCAGTGGCCAATTGGTTTGGCTTTCATGAACTAATTGAGGAGGTAAAAGCCAAGCTTGTTACTTTACCCACAGCGCCCCAAAATAATTATTCTATTGCGGCGGATAAGTTGGCTCAGTTGATAACGCCTAAAACCAAGGTATTTATTTTGTGTAATCCAGGCAATCCAACGGGCCGTATTTACTCTAGTGCCGATGTAGCTGCTATGCTGGCGGTGTTAGAAAAGCATCCGCAGGTACTTGTTTTATCCGACGAAATCTACGACCTGGTAACCTTTGCCGGCCGGGTGCCCTCTCTAGCGGAGTTTCCAGATCTACATAACCGTTATGTAGTGGTAAATGGGTTTTCTAAATCCTTTGCCATGTCGGGTTGGCGAATCGGCTACCTAATAATACCGCCGGCCTACTACGACGCTTGTTATAAATTTCAGCAAACTACCATTGGGGGGTTGAGTCCGTTTACGCAAACTGCTGCCGCCGTAGCTCTACAAAACTATCAGCAAGTTCTGGCTCCCATGCACGAGGTACTTACCCAACATCGGGAATTTATATGTGCAGCGTTGCGGCAAATTGGTAATATTACCTTCAACGAGCCCGAAGCTACTTACTACGTTTTTGCTGACTTCAGTGCTTTCCTCCACAAAAAACGCCCGGATTCCGGGAAAATTATAAATACAAGCCTTGCTCTAAGTCAGTATTTAAAAAATGAGTTTGGCGTTGAGATACTAGCGGGTGATTATTTTGGTGCTCCTGGTTTTGCCCGGATCTCTTTTGCGATACCATTCGACTGGTTACAAGAAGCTATGAAACGGCTGAAACACGGCTTACAAGGTTTGAAATAA
- the egtD gene encoding L-histidine N(alpha)-methyltransferase — protein sequence MKTEIYSPALSLSTAAKDQFAHDIIAGLSQNQKTLSSKYFYDGMGSKLFQQIMELPEYYLTRTETEIFTTQKAAIIAAFSAATPFDLVDLGSGDAAKTKILLRAMRERAVDFTYVPIDISPDAVQELQQSLAAEMVGLAVAPLTGDYFRALEQLQTQSSNRKVLLFLGSNIGNFPYPEIKVFLKKLRHYLVPGDQILIGFDLKKDPRIIRAAYDDAAGVTAAFNFNLLRRINQTFSGNFKLPLFKHFAEYNPASGEMKSYLVSTINQQIILQDLNFSFKLQAWEAIHTESSYKFSEKQIQELAREANLEMQVLFTDAQRYFADIIFNVS from the coding sequence ATGAAAACCGAAATCTATTCGCCTGCTTTGTCGCTTTCCACTGCTGCAAAAGATCAGTTTGCCCACGATATTATTGCGGGCTTGTCTCAAAATCAAAAAACGTTATCGTCCAAGTATTTCTACGACGGCATGGGCAGTAAGCTCTTTCAGCAAATAATGGAGTTGCCGGAATATTATTTAACGCGCACGGAAACCGAAATATTTACCACGCAAAAAGCAGCCATTATCGCTGCTTTCAGCGCTGCTACACCTTTTGATTTAGTAGACTTAGGCTCCGGAGATGCGGCTAAAACTAAAATATTGCTGCGGGCCATGCGGGAACGAGCGGTTGATTTTACTTACGTACCCATTGATATTTCGCCGGACGCCGTGCAGGAATTACAACAAAGCTTAGCGGCTGAAATGGTTGGCTTAGCAGTAGCACCCTTAACCGGCGATTATTTTAGAGCGTTAGAACAACTGCAAACCCAGTCCTCTAACCGCAAAGTGCTTTTGTTTTTGGGATCTAATATTGGCAACTTTCCTTATCCGGAAATTAAAGTTTTTTTAAAAAAATTGCGGCATTACCTTGTACCTGGCGATCAAATATTGATTGGTTTCGACTTGAAAAAAGATCCGCGCATTATCCGGGCAGCGTACGATGACGCCGCGGGCGTAACCGCCGCTTTTAACTTTAACTTACTGCGCCGCATTAATCAAACTTTTAGCGGTAATTTTAAGTTGCCGCTGTTTAAACATTTTGCCGAGTACAACCCTGCTTCCGGCGAAATGAAAAGTTACTTAGTAAGTACTATAAACCAACAAATTATCCTGCAAGATTTAAATTTTAGCTTTAAACTGCAAGCCTGGGAAGCCATTCACACCGAGTCTTCATATAAATTCTCGGAAAAGCAAATTCAGGAATTAGCACGCGAGGCAAATTTAGAGATGCAAGTTTTATTTACGGATGCTCAGCGTTATTTTGCCGATATTATATTTAACGTTAGTTAG
- a CDS encoding tRNA-binding protein: MQTINPNDFEKVALRVGTILDVSDFPEARKPAYKIIVDFGPLGIKKSSAQITVNYTKAELVGKQVIAVVNFLPKQIGKYISEVLITGFEDDNGNIILAQPQSPVPNGAKLM; this comes from the coding sequence ATGCAAACAATAAACCCGAACGACTTTGAAAAAGTAGCATTGCGGGTAGGTACCATTCTGGATGTAAGTGATTTTCCAGAGGCGCGCAAACCTGCTTACAAAATAATAGTAGACTTTGGACCGTTAGGAATTAAAAAATCAAGCGCGCAAATAACCGTAAACTACACGAAAGCAGAATTAGTAGGCAAGCAAGTTATAGCGGTAGTCAACTTTCTGCCTAAACAAATTGGTAAGTATATTTCGGAAGTGCTCATTACCGGTTTTGAAGATGATAATGGCAACATCATTTTGGCTCAACCCCAAAGCCCTGTGCCTAATGGGGCTAAGTTGATGTGA
- a CDS encoding DUF4296 domain-containing protein: MKSIFLILTLLTLVCCSPAGEPKPANLLSEDQMTRIMMDVHLAEAQVENAGLPLDSGEAVFRKMQQQIFKKHGVKEADFNTSYQYYLRNLNGLDKIYEKIIDSLTVRETLLKAQPPKQ, translated from the coding sequence GTGAAGTCTATATTTTTAATCCTTACACTCTTAACCTTGGTTTGCTGTTCGCCAGCCGGCGAACCAAAACCAGCTAACTTGCTCTCGGAAGATCAAATGACCCGCATTATGATGGATGTACACCTGGCTGAGGCGCAAGTCGAAAATGCCGGTTTACCACTCGATTCGGGAGAAGCGGTTTTCCGCAAAATGCAGCAACAAATTTTTAAAAAGCACGGTGTAAAAGAAGCCGATTTTAACACCAGTTATCAATATTACCTGCGCAACTTAAACGGCCTCGATAAAATCTACGAAAAAATAATCGACAGCCTCACCGTACGCGAAACCCTCCTGAAAGCCCAACCACCTAAACAATAG
- the egtB gene encoding ergothioneine biosynthesis protein EgtB, with protein sequence MMPVVAVETETLLSRFLHIRNQTEVLCRPLLPEDTVVQPMVDVSPPKWHLAHTSWFFETFILQKYFPDYHVFHKDYNYLFNSYYNSIGSRVLRQARGTLSRPPLQDIYEYRAYVNEHVSVLFSKINEHHLTEMWPVFELGLQHEQQHQELLVTDIKYILSTNPLAPALLPPLSKSELFSVNLPEPEYLSVAAGLYTIGHTGPDFCFDNELGAHRVWLDSFLFRNSLVTNQEYLQFMEAGGYQNFKFWLHEGFDLAQQEHWAAPLYWVKQPDGWYRFTLHGLQPVNLQAPVTHISFYEADAYANWAGQRLLTEFEWEVGAQQYSPDLASGTFLEDGLYDPQPSPGQTQLLGDVWEWTYSAYLPFPRFNKAEGALGEYNGKFMINQMVLRGGSCATPRSHIRSTYRNFFHPDKRWQFTGIRLAHK encoded by the coding sequence ATGATGCCAGTTGTTGCTGTAGAAACGGAAACATTATTATCACGTTTTTTACATATCCGAAACCAAACAGAAGTTTTATGCCGGCCGCTTTTACCGGAAGATACAGTGGTACAACCCATGGTAGACGTGAGTCCGCCGAAATGGCACCTGGCGCATACCAGTTGGTTTTTCGAAACTTTTATTTTGCAAAAGTATTTTCCGGATTATCACGTATTTCATAAAGATTACAACTATTTGTTCAATTCATATTACAACTCTATTGGTAGCCGGGTTTTGCGGCAAGCCCGCGGTACTTTATCCCGGCCACCGCTTCAGGATATTTACGAGTACCGGGCCTATGTAAACGAGCATGTATCCGTTCTGTTTTCTAAAATAAACGAGCACCATTTAACCGAAATGTGGCCCGTGTTTGAGCTGGGTTTGCAGCACGAACAGCAACACCAGGAGTTACTCGTAACCGATATTAAGTATATTTTAAGTACAAACCCCTTAGCGCCAGCTTTACTGCCGCCACTTTCCAAATCAGAATTGTTCTCGGTAAATTTACCCGAACCGGAATACTTGTCCGTAGCAGCAGGTTTGTATACCATTGGGCATACTGGTCCGGATTTTTGCTTTGATAATGAACTTGGGGCGCATCGGGTGTGGCTCGATAGTTTTTTGTTCCGGAACAGTTTGGTAACCAACCAAGAATATTTGCAGTTCATGGAAGCTGGCGGATACCAGAATTTTAAATTTTGGCTGCACGAAGGCTTTGACCTGGCCCAACAAGAACACTGGGCGGCTCCCCTATACTGGGTAAAACAGCCAGATGGTTGGTACCGGTTTACCTTACATGGTTTGCAACCAGTTAACTTACAAGCACCAGTTACGCATATCAGCTTTTACGAAGCCGATGCCTATGCTAATTGGGCTGGCCAACGCCTACTCACCGAGTTTGAATGGGAAGTGGGTGCCCAGCAATATTCTCCTGATCTAGCATCAGGAACCTTTTTAGAAGACGGACTCTACGATCCGCAGCCGAGCCCAGGCCAAACGCAGTTACTAGGTGATGTATGGGAATGGACTTACAGCGCCTATTTACCTTTTCCCCGGTTTAATAAAGCCGAAGGAGCATTGGGGGAGTACAATGGTAAGTTTATGATTAACCAAATGGTTTTACGCGGTGGATCTTGCGCTACGCCTCGTAGCCATATTCGCTCCACTTACCGTAACTTTTTTCACCCGGATAAACGCTGGCAATTTACCGGCATTCGGCTCGCCCATAAATAA
- a CDS encoding YggS family pyridoxal phosphate-dependent enzyme: MNIEDNIRQFQKRLANTSCKLVAVSKTQPIEALQQAYNAGQRIFGENKAQEMAQKAASLPPDIEWHMLGHLQTNKVKYIAPFVHTIQSVDSLRLLEEIDKQAGKNNRFINCLLQIYIAQEETKFGLSVEEARELLATETLQDFRNIVITGVMGIATNTSSETQIQQEFKFLKNIFINFKKTYFSESSEFKEISMGMSSDYQLAIVEGSTMIRVGSSIFGARN, translated from the coding sequence ATGAACATAGAAGACAATATTCGGCAGTTCCAGAAGCGATTAGCCAATACATCCTGTAAACTGGTAGCAGTTTCGAAAACGCAACCTATAGAAGCACTTCAGCAAGCTTATAATGCCGGGCAACGAATTTTTGGTGAGAACAAAGCGCAGGAAATGGCCCAAAAAGCGGCTTCGTTGCCGCCGGACATAGAATGGCACATGCTCGGTCATTTACAAACCAATAAGGTAAAATACATTGCCCCTTTTGTGCACACCATCCAATCAGTGGATAGTTTGCGTTTACTCGAAGAAATTGATAAGCAAGCGGGAAAAAATAATCGCTTTATAAACTGCCTGTTACAAATCTACATTGCCCAGGAAGAAACTAAATTTGGGCTTTCGGTTGAGGAAGCTCGGGAGTTGCTCGCAACAGAAACTTTGCAAGATTTTAGAAATATTGTCATTACCGGCGTAATGGGCATTGCCACGAACACTTCTTCCGAAACGCAAATCCAACAGGAATTTAAATTTTTAAAAAATATTTTTATAAACTTTAAAAAAACTTACTTTTCCGAGTCTTCGGAATTTAAAGAAATATCTATGGGCATGAGTTCGGATTATCAACTGGCTATTGTGGAAGGCAGCACCATGATCCGGGTAGGTTCTTCTATATTTGGAGCCCGGAACTAG
- a CDS encoding DUF58 domain-containing protein, giving the protein MKDLVKKLQKYEIRIRKVINTQMQGNFHSVFKGTGLEFDDVRAYQYGDDVRAIDWNVSAKGHGTFVKTYKEEKEQSVFLILDVSASQAIGTTGQQKIDIGKEICGILALVAAKQSSQIGMVCVSDQKEKYIKPGLGIEHAFTIIKAIFELKAKSLRTNLAAGIKLALSIIKRRSIIVLISDFIDQNYERELTMLAKKHDLVVIQLMDKREIDFPALGIIPLLDKETGKTIWVNTSSSSFQHRYLTTYADNQEKITKICRKYKANYLTIDTSDDYVPQLINLFRLRNLMRKSA; this is encoded by the coding sequence ATGAAAGATTTGGTAAAGAAGCTGCAAAAGTACGAAATCCGGATACGCAAGGTCATTAATACCCAAATGCAAGGTAATTTTCATTCGGTATTTAAAGGTACTGGGCTAGAGTTCGACGATGTGCGGGCATACCAATACGGCGATGATGTACGGGCGATTGATTGGAACGTGTCGGCCAAAGGCCACGGTACTTTTGTTAAAACCTACAAAGAAGAAAAAGAACAATCGGTTTTTTTAATTTTAGACGTAAGTGCTTCGCAAGCCATCGGGACAACCGGTCAGCAGAAAATAGATATTGGTAAAGAAATTTGCGGCATTTTAGCTTTAGTAGCGGCCAAACAAAGCAGCCAGATTGGCATGGTGTGCGTTTCGGATCAAAAGGAAAAATACATTAAACCTGGCTTAGGGATTGAACACGCTTTTACCATAATTAAAGCAATTTTTGAGTTAAAAGCAAAATCACTGCGTACCAACCTGGCAGCCGGTATTAAATTGGCTTTAAGCATTATTAAGCGCCGCAGTATTATTGTTCTTATTTCTGATTTTATTGATCAGAATTACGAACGCGAACTAACGATGCTAGCTAAAAAACACGATTTAGTGGTTATTCAATTAATGGATAAACGGGAAATTGATTTTCCGGCTCTCGGAATCATTCCTCTGCTGGATAAAGAAACCGGGAAAACCATTTGGGTGAATACCTCTTCCTCTTCGTTTCAACACCGCTATTTAACTACCTACGCCGATAACCAGGAAAAAATAACGAAGATTTGCCGAAAGTATAAAGCTAATTATTTAACTATCGACACTTCCGACGATTACGTACCGCAGCTAATTAACTTATTTCGATTAAGAAATTTAATGCGCAAAAGTGCTTAA
- a CDS encoding FAD-dependent oxidoreductase, whose translation MRIDSGFTQSVWKHGVDMPFTTTLQSDLQCDVCVVGAGISGLTTAYLLAQEGKKVIVLESKGIGGGETSRTTAHISNALDDRYDKLIQLHGEKNARLAAESHTEAIRRIEEIVKKENIACDFERVNGYLFVQPSDSEEELDKELDACWKLGFVGVTKLKKCPVPSLSEGPVLCFPDQAHFHPMKYLAGLSQAILDKEGCLLFTDTHVQTFDNSGGLVRVKTEIGHTITANQVVVATNSPINDTVKIHTKQAPYRTYVIGVKVLEDAVPNALYWDNSEPYHYIRLVKDQHPDAIQAGQDKYNVLIVGGEDHKTGQETDEKERLRCLEEWTREKFPMAGDVVYSWSGQVLEPVDYLAYIGKNPGEDNVYIATGDSGHGMTHGTIAGILITDLIVGRKNAWEKLYNPGRVTLSGSSAMEFIKENINVAAQYTDWVTPGEVETAEEVLPGTGSILRKGVNKVAVYCDLEGIRHEHSAVCPHLGCIVHWNNLEKSWDCPCHGSRFDPYGKVVTGPALSDLSSPK comes from the coding sequence ATGAGAATTGACTCCGGCTTTACGCAATCTGTTTGGAAACACGGTGTAGATATGCCTTTTACCACTACCCTGCAATCTGATTTGCAATGCGATGTTTGCGTGGTAGGAGCAGGTATTTCGGGCCTGACTACCGCCTATTTACTGGCGCAGGAAGGAAAAAAGGTTATTGTGTTAGAATCGAAAGGCATTGGCGGGGGCGAAACGTCGCGTACTACCGCTCATATTTCCAACGCCCTCGATGATCGTTACGATAAGCTTATTCAATTACACGGCGAAAAAAACGCGCGCTTAGCGGCCGAAAGTCATACGGAGGCCATTCGCCGGATTGAAGAGATTGTGAAGAAAGAAAACATTGCTTGTGATTTTGAGCGCGTAAACGGCTACTTGTTTGTACAACCCAGCGATTCTGAAGAAGAATTGGATAAAGAATTGGACGCTTGTTGGAAATTAGGCTTTGTGGGTGTTACTAAATTAAAAAAATGCCCAGTGCCCAGCCTTTCCGAAGGTCCCGTGTTATGTTTCCCGGACCAGGCGCATTTTCACCCGATGAAGTACCTGGCTGGCTTAAGCCAGGCCATCTTGGATAAAGAAGGGTGTTTGCTATTTACGGATACGCACGTGCAGACCTTTGATAACAGTGGCGGATTGGTGCGGGTTAAAACCGAGATCGGGCACACGATTACGGCCAACCAAGTGGTAGTAGCCACTAATTCGCCGATCAACGATACTGTAAAAATTCATACCAAACAAGCTCCTTACCGCACCTACGTTATTGGTGTAAAAGTACTGGAAGATGCTGTACCAAATGCTTTGTATTGGGATAATTCGGAGCCTTACCACTATATCCGGTTAGTAAAAGATCAGCACCCGGATGCGATACAAGCCGGCCAGGATAAATATAATGTACTGATTGTTGGCGGGGAGGATCATAAAACCGGTCAGGAAACGGATGAAAAAGAACGGCTGCGCTGCCTGGAAGAATGGACCCGCGAAAAATTCCCGATGGCCGGGGATGTAGTATATAGTTGGTCGGGGCAAGTTCTGGAACCAGTAGATTACCTGGCTTACATCGGTAAAAACCCGGGCGAAGATAATGTGTACATTGCCACGGGCGATTCGGGCCATGGCATGACGCACGGCACCATTGCGGGAATTTTAATTACGGATTTGATAGTAGGTCGCAAAAACGCTTGGGAAAAATTGTATAATCCGGGCCGGGTAACTTTATCTGGTTCTTCGGCCATGGAATTTATTAAAGAAAATATCAACGTGGCCGCCCAGTATACCGATTGGGTTACTCCTGGTGAAGTAGAAACCGCCGAAGAAGTTTTGCCCGGAACCGGCAGCATTCTACGGAAAGGCGTAAACAAAGTGGCCGTTTATTGCGATCTCGAGGGGATTCGTCATGAACATTCGGCGGTTTGCCCGCACTTAGGCTGCATTGTACACTGGAATAACCTGGAAAAAAGCTGGGATTGCCCTTGCCATGGTTCCCGTTTTGATCCCTACGGTAAAGTTGTAACGGGCCCTGCCTTGTCAGATTTAAGCAGCCCTAAATAA
- a CDS encoding DUF922 domain-containing protein, which yields MFNHVFLVLFSLLSGVNSPTLTSNNALNDKPKAIDNKQIIWNSNRKLTWDDFQKEADANDPLHAMASTNIAVSATCRNSVMVYDVKCQFSPNESWTKNKVSVDLLQHEQLHFDITELYARQLRQKLSQQKSLCSGDKNKFKAVVNKVFADWQKAQTRYDNESHHGIDDVKQAAWSQTITTQLDGLSAFQLEENNTAGL from the coding sequence ATGTTTAATCATGTTTTTCTTGTTTTGTTTTCATTGCTTTCCGGAGTAAATTCACCTACTCTTACATCGAACAACGCTTTAAATGATAAACCTAAGGCGATTGATAATAAGCAAATTATTTGGAACAGCAACCGTAAATTAACCTGGGACGATTTCCAGAAAGAGGCCGATGCAAATGACCCGCTGCATGCCATGGCTTCGACGAATATTGCCGTATCGGCCACCTGCCGGAATAGCGTAATGGTTTATGATGTGAAGTGCCAATTTTCACCAAACGAATCTTGGACCAAAAACAAAGTTTCGGTGGATTTGCTCCAACACGAACAACTACATTTTGATATTACCGAGTTATATGCCCGGCAATTGCGCCAGAAACTAAGCCAGCAAAAAAGTTTATGCAGTGGCGATAAAAACAAATTTAAAGCCGTTGTAAACAAAGTTTTTGCCGATTGGCAGAAAGCGCAAACTCGGTACGACAACGAATCGCACCACGGAATAGATGACGTGAAACAAGCCGCCTGGTCGCAAACCATTACCACCCAGCTCGATGGTCTTTCGGCTTTTCAGTTAGAAGAAAATAACACCGCTGGTTTATAA
- a CDS encoding MATE family efflux transporter yields MLLPDFKSHFKQNFILAYPVVLSQLGHILVSVCDSIMVGRTGTLPLAAASLGNSIFTIFMVLGLGISLGITPLIASADGRKNRRRISLLLINGVVVCTAVGMLLFLMGYSFSPFLYYLNQPAQVVRLAIPYLNILLVSLIPLMIFQGFRQFAEGLTLTRQSMYISVLANVVNFFLNYLLVFGNWGFPKLGLNGAAIATLISRIIMAIMMGLYVWRAPRFAEYRHKSHAKIFSLKHMRRIGQLGLPIAVQMIFEMSAFSFSAIMIGWLGASQLAAHQIAINIAAVTYMMASGLATATTIRVSNELGRGRYQHMRQAGFSSMVMALLFMSVMAGLLVIGKHWIPQWYVTDAKVIQMAGGLLVIAALFQLSDGLQVVGLGALRGLEDVKIPGAISLLAYWVVGLPTGYLLCFKLNWGVNGIWLGLLTGLTIAAVLLFFRFKKLSATVARRL; encoded by the coding sequence ATGCTGCTACCCGATTTCAAATCTCATTTCAAGCAAAATTTTATTTTAGCTTATCCGGTAGTCCTAAGTCAGTTAGGACATATTCTGGTTTCGGTCTGCGACAGCATTATGGTGGGCCGCACGGGTACTTTACCATTAGCCGCGGCTTCGTTGGGTAACAGCATTTTTACAATATTTATGGTACTGGGCCTGGGTATTTCCTTGGGCATTACGCCTTTAATTGCCTCCGCCGATGGCCGGAAAAACCGGCGACGTATTTCTTTGTTGTTGATTAACGGAGTAGTAGTGTGCACGGCAGTGGGGATGTTACTTTTTTTGATGGGCTACAGCTTTTCGCCTTTTCTCTACTATTTAAATCAACCGGCCCAGGTAGTTCGGTTAGCCATTCCTTACCTCAACATTCTGTTGGTTTCGCTTATACCTTTAATGATTTTTCAAGGCTTTCGCCAGTTTGCCGAAGGGCTTACGCTTACCCGCCAATCCATGTATATTTCGGTGCTGGCCAATGTGGTTAATTTTTTTTTAAATTATCTGCTGGTTTTTGGCAATTGGGGCTTTCCTAAACTGGGTTTAAACGGCGCGGCAATAGCAACATTAATTTCCCGGATTATAATGGCCATTATGATGGGTTTGTACGTTTGGCGAGCTCCCCGCTTTGCCGAGTACCGCCATAAATCCCACGCTAAAATATTTTCTTTGAAACACATGCGCCGTATTGGCCAATTGGGCTTACCGATTGCGGTGCAAATGATATTTGAGATGAGTGCTTTTAGCTTTTCGGCCATTATGATTGGCTGGTTGGGTGCCAGTCAATTAGCGGCTCACCAGATTGCCATTAATATTGCCGCCGTCACGTACATGATGGCCAGTGGCCTGGCTACTGCCACTACCATCCGGGTTAGTAATGAATTAGGTCGCGGCCGGTACCAGCACATGCGGCAAGCTGGGTTTAGCAGCATGGTTATGGCGCTCTTGTTTATGTCGGTGATGGCGGGGCTGCTGGTGATAGGTAAACACTGGATACCCCAGTGGTACGTTACCGATGCAAAGGTGATCCAAATGGCCGGCGGATTATTAGTGATTGCGGCTTTATTTCAATTGTCCGATGGCTTGCAAGTAGTAGGCCTAGGGGCTTTGCGCGGCTTAGAAGATGTAAAAATACCCGGCGCTATTTCGCTTCTGGCTTATTGGGTAGTAGGTTTACCCACCGGTTACCTGCTTTGCTTTAAACTTAATTGGGGAGTAAACGGCATTTGGTTAGGCTTGTTAACCGGGTTAACCATTGCGGCAGTACTGTTGTTTTTCCGGTTTAAAAAATTATCCGCTACGGTTGCACGAAGATTATAA